The following proteins are encoded in a genomic region of Deinococcus sp. YIM 134068:
- a CDS encoding inositol monophosphatase family protein, giving the protein MTDLAPALSVAVEAARAAGAIHLAYAGKALNIRSKTTYSDLVTEVDALSEAAIREIIARAYPDHAVLGEEEGLAGLEDASHRWVVDPLDGTVNYAHGFPVSCVSVGLEERGERVVGVVYDPNRDELFTATRGCGAFLNGQPIRVSETPGLTTPALVSTGFPYDASGGGNLTLVARLLRLGVPVRRPGAAALDLCNVACGRMDAYWEFGLKPWDSAAGSLIVEEAGGSVTDRAGAATPYAPMIVATNGHLHAELLALLREEEG; this is encoded by the coding sequence ATGACCGACCTCGCCCCGGCCCTGTCCGTCGCCGTGGAGGCCGCCCGCGCCGCCGGGGCCATTCACCTCGCCTACGCCGGGAAGGCGCTGAACATCCGCTCCAAGACCACCTACAGCGACCTCGTGACGGAGGTGGACGCCCTGTCCGAGGCCGCCATCAGAGAGATCATCGCCCGCGCCTACCCCGATCACGCGGTCCTCGGGGAGGAGGAGGGGCTGGCGGGTCTGGAGGACGCCTCCCACCGCTGGGTCGTGGACCCGCTGGACGGCACCGTGAACTACGCGCACGGCTTCCCCGTCTCCTGCGTGAGCGTGGGACTGGAGGAACGCGGCGAGCGGGTCGTCGGCGTCGTGTACGACCCCAACCGCGACGAACTGTTCACCGCCACGCGCGGCTGCGGGGCCTTCCTGAACGGCCAGCCCATCCGCGTGAGCGAGACGCCCGGCCTCACCACCCCGGCGCTCGTGTCCACCGGCTTTCCATACGACGCGAGCGGGGGCGGCAACCTCACCCTCGTCGCGCGGCTGCTGCGGCTCGGGGTGCCCGTCCGCCGTCCGGGGGCCGCCGCGCTGGACCTGTGCAACGTCGCCTGCGGGCGCATGGACGCCTACTGGGAGTTCGGCCTCAAGCCCTGGGACAGCGCCGCCGGAAGCCTGATCGTGGAGGAGGCGGGCGGCAGCGTCACCGACCGGGCGGGGGCCGCCACCCCCTACGCCCCCATGATCGTCGCCACCAACGGCCACCTCCACGCCGAACTCCTCGCCCTGCTGCGCGAGGAGGAGGGCTGA
- a CDS encoding peptidoglycan D,D-transpeptidase FtsI family protein — protein MSRAGDALGRRTRPRRRVGRRAAAPISGALPVRVMAVGFSLALVVLGGRLFQLQVTRHDQFAVQSASNFQRDEVVRALRGEISTRDGVLLATNRLAVDLVYTGRRDPADPAQAIPAWDRIQALAGVRPGDLVNGQPREPDPERETEVVLARNVPQERLAALYEYTVLAPGLELRERVERVYPQGKLAAHLLGYVLEANRRQVEEEGYAVGDMVGISGLEYSQQSVLAGMNGLRRREVTANGRPLTERIIDPGRQGQDLVLTLDSTLQRAAEAALREGLADVNRGRLAGGGRPDPYTRGAVIAIDPRTNEVLAMASSPTFDPNWFSRVPGPDPVAKQWAVDPNRKDAALDAVTSNRVVQPYNPGSVFKLTSTIAFVEKWGNFTTNCAPVYYFGRAAFRNWARYSLGPVDGRKAIAFSCNPWYYTSAVKGGPAGYSRQLKARATELGFRSPTGLELVGEKLGDVPDIDDYTTPEHPWYGGSGLNMSIGQGDVLVTPAQLISVMSTIVNDGMKRPLTVLKSVGGKAQPRKPAVSVVRNGNTDIFKFVKEGMSWATSIPTGTARHEVGPLLFPVRTGGKTGTAENGLSRRYNYAYTHAWYEGYGPLNNPNFAVVTFFQNGGEGSGPALKAAKKMFAARWCVTLDERGSALPLGEQQPCTGELERMHEVYKIRAEREAAQRARAEAEAEE, from the coding sequence ATGAGCCGGGCCGGGGACGCGCTGGGCCGCCGCACCCGTCCGCGCCGCCGGGTGGGACGGCGGGCCGCTGCCCCCATCTCGGGTGCCCTCCCCGTCCGCGTGATGGCCGTGGGCTTCAGCCTGGCGCTGGTGGTCCTCGGCGGGCGGCTCTTCCAGCTTCAGGTCACGCGGCATGACCAGTTCGCCGTCCAGTCCGCGAGCAACTTCCAGCGGGACGAGGTGGTGCGCGCCCTGCGCGGGGAGATTTCCACCCGCGACGGTGTGCTCCTCGCCACGAACCGCCTCGCCGTGGACCTCGTGTACACCGGGCGGCGCGACCCGGCGGACCCCGCGCAGGCGATCCCCGCGTGGGACCGGATTCAAGCCCTCGCCGGAGTCAGGCCGGGCGACCTCGTGAACGGGCAGCCCCGCGAACCCGACCCCGAGCGTGAGACGGAGGTGGTCCTCGCCCGCAACGTCCCGCAGGAGCGGCTGGCGGCGCTGTACGAGTACACGGTCCTCGCGCCCGGCCTGGAGCTGCGCGAGCGGGTGGAGCGCGTCTACCCGCAGGGCAAATTGGCCGCGCACCTCCTGGGCTACGTGCTGGAGGCCAACCGCCGTCAGGTCGAGGAGGAGGGCTACGCGGTCGGGGACATGGTGGGCATCTCCGGGCTGGAGTACAGCCAGCAGTCGGTGTTGGCGGGCATGAACGGCCTGCGCCGCCGCGAGGTGACGGCGAACGGGCGGCCCCTCACCGAGCGGATCATCGATCCCGGACGGCAGGGACAGGACCTCGTGCTGACCCTCGACAGCACCCTCCAGCGGGCCGCCGAGGCCGCGCTCCGCGAGGGGCTGGCCGACGTGAACCGGGGCCGCCTCGCGGGCGGGGGCCGACCCGACCCGTACACGCGCGGGGCCGTCATCGCCATCGACCCGCGCACGAACGAGGTGCTGGCGATGGCGAGCAGCCCGACCTTCGACCCCAACTGGTTCTCGCGGGTGCCCGGCCCCGATCCGGTCGCCAAGCAGTGGGCGGTAGACCCCAACCGCAAGGACGCTGCGCTCGACGCCGTGACGAGCAACCGGGTGGTGCAGCCGTACAACCCCGGCAGCGTGTTCAAGCTCACCTCGACCATCGCCTTCGTCGAGAAGTGGGGCAACTTCACCACGAACTGCGCGCCCGTGTACTACTTCGGGCGGGCGGCCTTCCGCAACTGGGCGCGCTACAGCCTCGGCCCGGTGGACGGTCGCAAGGCCATCGCCTTTTCCTGCAACCCGTGGTACTACACCTCGGCGGTCAAGGGCGGCCCCGCCGGGTACTCGCGCCAGCTCAAGGCCCGCGCCACCGAACTCGGCTTCCGCTCGCCCACGGGCCTCGAACTCGTCGGCGAGAAGCTGGGCGACGTGCCCGACATCGACGACTACACCACCCCCGAACATCCGTGGTACGGCGGCTCCGGCCTGAACATGAGCATCGGCCAGGGCGATGTCCTCGTCACGCCCGCGCAGCTCATCTCGGTCATGAGTACCATCGTCAACGATGGGATGAAGCGGCCCCTCACCGTCCTGAAGAGCGTGGGAGGGAAGGCCCAGCCGCGAAAGCCCGCCGTCAGCGTGGTGAGGAACGGCAACACCGACATCTTCAAATTCGTCAAGGAGGGCATGTCCTGGGCGACGAGCATCCCCACGGGCACCGCCCGCCACGAGGTCGGCCCCCTGCTCTTCCCCGTCCGCACGGGCGGCAAGACGGGCACGGCGGAAAACGGCCTCTCGCGCCGCTACAACTACGCCTATACGCACGCCTGGTACGAGGGCTACGGCCCGCTGAACAACCCCAACTTCGCGGTCGTCACCTTCTTCCAGAACGGTGGCGAGGGGTCCGGCCCGGCGCTGAAGGCCGCCAAGAAGATGTTCGCCGCCCGCTGGTGCGTGACGCTGGACGAGCGCGGCAGCGCCCTGCCCCTCGGCGAGCAGCAGCCCTGCACGGGCGAGCTGGAGCGGATGCACGAGGTCTACAAGATCAGGGCCGAGCGGGAGGCGGCGCAGCGGGCGCGGGCGGAGGCCGAGGCCGAGGAGTAG
- a CDS encoding Rod shape-determining protein MreD: MIRSGVGGRSGLAVGGPGRWVSPVLYALLLVVVQGALSRLLDGSPVPPPNLFLLTAVALVWRFSPVAALLGAYGVGLAQDILGGGVLGLHAAGVAGGVLLVLTVRRLVAGAGAVQAVVTVLAATVGQWLAFLFLTYWLRSDLVTLDTLIRTVPLAFLTTLLAFPLWERVVRWGLGPRAGSQGGLG; this comes from the coding sequence GTGATCCGCTCCGGCGTGGGGGGGCGGTCCGGCCTCGCGGTGGGGGGACCGGGGCGGTGGGTCAGTCCCGTCCTCTACGCGCTGCTGCTCGTCGTGGTGCAGGGGGCGCTCTCCAGGCTGCTCGACGGCTCGCCCGTGCCGCCGCCCAACCTCTTCCTGCTGACGGCGGTGGCGCTCGTGTGGCGCTTCTCCCCGGTCGCCGCGCTGCTGGGGGCCTACGGGGTGGGGCTGGCGCAGGACATCCTCGGCGGCGGCGTTCTGGGCCTCCACGCGGCGGGGGTGGCGGGCGGCGTGCTGCTCGTCCTCACGGTGCGGCGGCTCGTGGCCGGGGCGGGCGCGGTGCAGGCGGTGGTGACGGTCCTGGCGGCGACGGTGGGGCAGTGGCTCGCCTTCCTGTTCCTGACCTACTGGCTGCGCTCTGACCTCGTGACGCTCGATACACTGATCCGCACCGTGCCCCTCGCCTTCCTGACGACGCTGCTCGCCTTCCCCCTGTGGGAGAGGGTCGTGCGCTGGGGTCTGGGGCCGCGCGCCGGGTCGCAGGGGGGGCTGGGATGA
- the mreC gene encoding rod shape-determining protein MreC, which produces MRATRQLLLLYAALLLVSMVATRFQVVAPTALSGATAPVTRVVLTATDNVRRAYVNVVQERNLAGEVRDLRRQNDALTQRNELLSREVSRLRQVVQIRATQAPNAVGLAQVVAVDPSPLLARLTLNRGQEDGVRVRMPVTVPGGLVGQVVGVSANRATVVGLVDPESSVGVTLEGSRGGRGLAVGFPPDRLRAQFSRSVPVKPGDVLVTSSLGGVYPVGIRVGTVERVLPLGPNDVNRAVVVRPAVDVGAVEDVTLLEGL; this is translated from the coding sequence ATGAGAGCCACCCGCCAACTCCTGCTCCTCTACGCCGCGCTCCTCCTCGTGAGCATGGTCGCCACCCGCTTTCAGGTCGTCGCGCCGACCGCGCTGAGCGGGGCGACCGCACCCGTGACGCGCGTGGTTCTCACCGCCACCGACAACGTGCGCCGGGCCTACGTGAACGTGGTGCAGGAACGGAACCTCGCGGGTGAGGTGCGCGACCTGCGCCGCCAGAACGACGCGCTGACCCAGCGCAACGAACTCCTGTCGCGCGAGGTCTCCCGCTTGCGACAGGTCGTGCAGATTCGCGCGACCCAGGCCCCAAACGCGGTGGGGCTGGCGCAGGTCGTGGCGGTGGACCCCAGCCCCCTGCTCGCCCGGCTCACGCTCAACCGGGGGCAGGAGGACGGCGTGCGGGTGCGGATGCCCGTCACGGTGCCCGGCGGGCTGGTCGGGCAGGTCGTCGGCGTCAGCGCCAACCGCGCCACGGTGGTCGGGCTGGTGGACCCCGAGAGCAGCGTCGGCGTCACGCTGGAGGGCAGCCGGGGCGGGCGCGGCCTCGCGGTGGGCTTCCCGCCCGACCGCCTGCGCGCCCAGTTCTCCCGCAGCGTGCCCGTCAAACCCGGCGATGTCCTCGTCACGAGCAGCCTCGGCGGGGTGTATCCGGTGGGCATCCGGGTGGGCACCGTGGAGCGGGTGCTGCCCCTCGGCCCCAACGACGTGAACCGCGCGGTCGTCGTGCGGCCCGCCGTGGACGTGGGCGCGGTGGAAGACGTGACGCTGCTGGAGGGCCTGTGA
- a CDS encoding Maf family nucleotide pyrophosphatase yields MSVVLASGSPRRRELLTHLGVAFRVVVSGADEDSPETDPARLAGELSNLKAGAVAQEHPTSVVIAADTVVAVDGSLLGKPEGEAENRAFLRRLSGRTHQVYTGVTVVSPRGTAGDVERTDVTFRELTDAEIAHYARTGEGLDKAGGYGIQGVGMALVARVDGDYSNVVGFPLGLVVRLLREAGVPVWGEVRSGGEARVSL; encoded by the coding sequence GTGAGCGTGGTCCTCGCGTCGGGCAGCCCCCGGCGGCGCGAACTCCTGACCCACCTCGGCGTGGCGTTCCGGGTCGTCGTGAGCGGCGCGGACGAGGACAGCCCGGAGACGGACCCGGCGCGACTCGCGGGCGAGCTGTCCAACCTCAAGGCTGGAGCGGTCGCCCAGGAGCATCCAACTTCCGTGGTCATCGCCGCCGATACCGTGGTCGCGGTGGACGGCTCCTTGCTCGGCAAGCCGGAGGGCGAGGCCGAGAACCGCGCCTTCCTGCGGCGGCTCTCCGGGCGGACCCATCAGGTGTATACGGGCGTGACGGTCGTCTCCCCGCGTGGCACGGCGGGCGACGTGGAGCGCACGGACGTGACCTTCCGTGAGTTGACGGACGCTGAGATAGCCCACTACGCCCGCACGGGCGAGGGGCTGGACAAGGCGGGCGGCTACGGCATTCAGGGCGTCGGCATGGCGCTCGTGGCGCGGGTGGACGGCGACTACTCCAACGTGGTCGGCTTCCCGCTCGGGTTGGTCGTCCGGCTCTTGCGTGAGGCGGGCGTGCCCGTCTGGGGCGAGGTTCGGAGTGGGGGAGAGGCGCGCGTATCCCTGTGA
- the deoC gene encoding deoxyribose-phosphate aldolase yields MKLAPYIDHTLLKATATAADIRLLCAEAREHGFYAVCINPVFVPLAVAELAGSGVKVATVCGFPLGAVLSEQKAVEARLSVEAGADEVDMVIHLGAALGGDWEAVEADVRAVRRAIPGTVLKVIIETCYLNEDQKRGATGAAVRGGADFVKTSTGFGTGGATVEDVRLMAEVIAGRAQIKAAGGVRTPADAEAMIAAGATRLGTSGGVALVAGERAGAGY; encoded by the coding sequence GTGAAGCTCGCCCCGTACATCGACCACACGCTCCTGAAGGCGACCGCCACCGCCGCCGACATCCGCCTCCTCTGCGCCGAGGCGCGCGAGCATGGATTCTATGCCGTGTGCATCAATCCGGTCTTCGTGCCCCTCGCCGTGGCCGAGCTGGCGGGGTCTGGCGTGAAGGTGGCGACCGTGTGCGGTTTCCCGCTGGGCGCGGTCCTGAGCGAGCAGAAGGCGGTGGAGGCGCGGCTCAGCGTGGAGGCGGGCGCGGACGAGGTGGATATGGTCATCCACCTCGGCGCGGCGCTGGGGGGCGACTGGGAGGCGGTGGAAGCCGACGTGCGCGCAGTGCGGCGGGCGATTCCGGGGACGGTCCTCAAGGTCATCATCGAGACGTGTTACCTCAACGAGGACCAGAAGCGGGGCGCGACGGGGGCGGCGGTGCGGGGCGGGGCCGACTTCGTGAAGACCTCCACGGGCTTCGGCACGGGCGGGGCGACGGTGGAGGACGTGCGGCTGATGGCCGAAGTGATCGCGGGCCGGGCGCAGATCAAGGCGGCGGGCGGCGTGCGTACCCCCGCCGACGCGGAGGCGATGATCGCGGCGGGCGCGACCCGGCTGGGGACCTCGGGCGGCGTGGCGCTCGTGGCGGGCGAGCGGGCCGGGGCAGGGTACTAG
- a CDS encoding peroxiredoxin: MTDLTPTPTPGDPFPTFALPDAEGRTHRLADYAGRYVVLYAYPKDDTPGCTREACDFRDSALLKAHGAAILGVSRDDADSHRAFGEKYGLPFPLLTDADAVFLRTVGAFGPKNSFGKVTEGVKRTTFLIDPDGRLIKAWPTVQVEGHADAVAAAIDTDREARGA; encoded by the coding sequence ATGACCGACCTCACCCCGACGCCCACGCCCGGCGACCCCTTCCCCACCTTCGCCCTGCCCGACGCGGAGGGCCGCACCCACCGCCTCGCCGACTACGCGGGCCGCTACGTCGTCCTCTACGCCTACCCGAAGGACGACACCCCCGGCTGCACGCGCGAGGCGTGCGACTTCCGCGACAGCGCGCTGCTCAAGGCCCACGGTGCCGCCATCCTCGGTGTGAGCCGCGACGACGCCGACAGCCACCGCGCCTTCGGGGAGAAGTACGGCCTGCCCTTCCCCCTCCTGACCGACGCGGACGCCGTCTTCCTGCGGACGGTGGGTGCTTTCGGCCCCAAGAACAGCTTCGGCAAGGTGACGGAGGGCGTGAAACGGACAACTTTCCTGATCGACCCGGACGGTCGCCTCATCAAAGCCTGGCCCACCGTGCAGGTCGAGGGCCACGCCGACGCGGTGGCCGCCGCCATCGACACTGACCGGGAGGCGCGAGGTGCCTGA